A genomic stretch from Telopea speciosissima isolate NSW1024214 ecotype Mountain lineage chromosome 7, Tspe_v1, whole genome shotgun sequence includes:
- the LOC122668942 gene encoding LOW QUALITY PROTEIN: wall-associated receptor kinase-like 22 (The sequence of the model RefSeq protein was modified relative to this genomic sequence to represent the inferred CDS: deleted 2 bases in 2 codons), whose amino-acid sequence MLSDGKIVAIKKSKGVQEEEGVIIEQFINEVVLLSQINHRNVVKLFGCCLETEVPLLVYEFIPNGTLSSHMHDNCDDQFPFTWDSRLRIATEVAEALAYLHSSASIPIYHRDIKSTNILLDDSRYRAKVSDFGISRSVPIDQTHLTTLVQGTFGYLDPEYFRTSQFTDKSDVYSFGVVLVELLTGEKPISTTRSQEEKSLVSYFIDSMEENKLFEILDTQTVKEGIKEDLEAVAVIANRCLKMNGKERPTMKEVATKLEGLRGSPSKNLFVQEIKQNEDCNILEPIGLWNTSTSFSTSSLWTMETSATIPLDGQPLLLNPSS is encoded by the exons ATGTTATCGGATGGAAAAATTGTAGCAATTAAGAAATCCAAAGGagttcaagaagaagaaggcgtCATAATTGAGCAGTTCATTAATGAGGTTGTCCTTCTTTCACAAATTAACCACAGAAATGTTGTTAAATTGTTTGGTTGCTGTTTGGAGACAGAAGTTCCTCTACTCGTTTATGAGTTCATCCCCAATGGGACTCTTTCTAGTCACATGCATGATAACTGTGATGATCAGTTCCCCTTTACATGGGATAGTCGCTTGAGAATTGCTACAGAAGTTGCAGAAGCACTAGCGTACTTGCACTCATCAGCTTCTATACCTATCTATCATAGAGATATCAAGTCTACCAATATACTCTTAGATGATAGC AGATATAGAGCCAAAGTGTCAGATTTTGGGATTTCAAGGTCAGTGCCAATTGATCAAACTCACTTAACTACCTTAGTTCAAGGGACATTTGGGTATTTAGACCCAGAGTACTTCCGAACAAGTCAATTCACagataaaagtgatgtttatagctttggaGTGGTGCTTGTGGAGCTGTTAACG GGGGAAAAGCCTATTTCAACAACTAGATCACAAGAGGAGAAAAGTCTAGTTTCATATTTTATTGATTCAATGGAGGAAAATAAGTTGTTTGAGATCCTTGATACTCAAACTGTAAAAGAAGGTATAAAAGAGGACCTTGAGGCAGTTGCTGTAATTGCAAATAGATGCCTGAAAATGAATGGCAAAGAAAGACCCACAATGAAAGAAGTCGCAACGAAGCTTGAGGGATTGAGAGGTTCTCCATCAAAGAATTTGTTTGTTcaagaaattaaacaaaatgAGGACTGCAATATACTTGAACCAATTGGTCTATGGAATACTAGTACTTCATTTTCTACATCATCTCTTTGGACCATGGAGACTAGTGCTACAATTCCATTAGATGGCCAACCATTACTACTTAATCCATCTTCTTAG
- the LOC122668333 gene encoding wall-associated receptor kinase-like 1: protein MLSDGKIVAIKKSKGVQEEGVISQFINEVVLLSQINHRNVVKLFGCCLETQVPLLVYEFIPNGTLCSHIHDNNDDQFPFTWDSRLRIATEVAEALAYLHSSVSIPIYHRDIKSTNILLDDRYRAKVSDFGISRSVPIDKTHLTTLVQGTFGYLDPEYFRTSQFTDKSDVYSFGVVLVELLTGKKPISSTRSEEERSLVTNFICSMEENRLFEILDAQVVKEGIKEDLEAAVVLANGCLKMNGKERPTMKEVAKNLEGLKGSPSKNLLVQEVNQNEDCSIREPIGLWDTSTSFSTSSFWTMETSATFPLDGQPLLLNPSSYCYCDLGYQGNPYLSDGCQDINECEHDADNNCSYTAICTNLPGSYSCSCSHGFQGDEMIHYNESITGSISGCKPPKKSYKKQITIVLGLAACVLGGLGFSFVLFGSTWLHKVLKKRKKNKRKQMFFQRNGGFLLQQQISSEADNVEKTKIFSEEELLKATDNYNENRILGRGGQGTVYKGMLSDGKIVAIKKSKGVQEEEGVVIEQFINEVVLLSQIDHRNVVILFGCCLETEVPQLVYEFIPNGTLSSHINDNSGEFPFTWDSRLRIAIEVAEALAYLHSAASIPIYHRDIKSTNILLDDRYRAKVSDFGISRSVPIDQTHLTTLVQGTFGYLDPEYFRTSQFTDKSDVYSFGVVLVELLTGAKPISSTRSQEEKSLVSYFICSMEENRLFEILDAQVIKEGTKEDLEAVAVLAIRCLNMSGKKRPTMKEVATKLERLRASQSENLFVNKEYEQDEDCFITTDQPIGLWPDSSTSVSTSSYWTMETSASVPLDGQPLLLNPSS from the exons ATGTTATCAGATGGAAAAATTGTAGCAATTAAGAAATCCAAAGGAGTTCAAGAAGAAGGCGTAATTTCACAGTTCATTAATGAGGTTGTCCTTCTTTCACAAATTAACCACAGAAATGTTGTTAAATTGTTTGGATGTTGTTTGGAGACACAAGTTCCTCTACTCGTTTACGAGTTCATCCCCAATGGAACTCTTTGTAGTCACATCCATGATAACAATGATGATCAGTTCCCCTTTACATGGGATAGTCGCTTGAGAATTGCTACTGAAGTTGCAGAAGCACTAGCATACTTGCACTCGTCAGTTTCTATACCTATCTATCATAGAGATATCAAGTCTACCAATATACTCTTAGATGATAGATATAGAGCCAAAGTGTCAGATTTTGGGATTTCAAGGTCAGTGCCAATTGATAAAACTCACTTGACTACCTTAGTTCAAGGGACATTTGGGTATTTAGACCCGGAGTACTTCCGAACAAGCCAATTCACtgataaaagtgatgtttatagctttggaGTGGTGCTTGTGGAGCTGTTAACGGGGAAAAAACCTATTTCGTCAACTAGatcagaagaagagagaagtcTAGTTACtaattttatttgttcaatGGAGGAGAATAGGCTGTTTGAGATCCTTGATGCTCAAGTTGTAAAAGAAGGTATAAAAGAGGACCTTGAGGCAGCTGTTGTACTTGCCAATGGATGCCTGAAGATGAATGGCAAGGAAAGACCCACAATGAAAGAAGTTGCAAAGAATCTTGAGGGATTGAAAGGTTCTCCATCAAAGAATTTGCTTGTTCAAGAAGTTAACCAAAATGAGGACTGCAGTATACGTGAACCAATTGGCCTATGGGATACTAGTACTTCATTTTCTACATCATCTTTTTGGACTATGGAGACTAGCGCTACATTTCCATTAGATGGCCAGCCATTACTACTTAATCCATCATCTTA CTGCTACTGTGACCTAGGTTACCAAGGGAACCCTTACCTCTCAGACGGATGCCAAG ACATAAATGAATGCGAACATGATGCGGATAATAATTGCAGTTACACGGCAATTTGTACCAATCTGCCCGGTAGTTACAGTTGCTCCTGTTCACATGGTTTTCAAGGAGATGAGATGATCCACTACAATGAGTCGATAACTGGGTCTATATCTGGCTGCAAACCCCCAAAGAAGTCTTATAAGAAACAGATCACCATAG TGTTGGGTCTTGCAGCTTGTGTCCTAGGCGGTTTGGGATTCTCATTTGTACTCTTTGGTTCCACTTGGTTGCATAAAgtattgaagaaaagaaagaaaaacaaacgtAAACAGATGTTCTTTCAACGGAATGGTGGTTTCTTACTCCAACAACAAATTTCTTCAGAAGCTGATAATgttgagaaaacaaaaattttcagTGAAGAAGAATTGCTGAAGGCTACTGACAATTATAATGAGAACCGAATTCTGGGTCGTGGAGGGCAAGGTACTGTGTATAAAGGTATGTTATCAGATGGAAAAATTGTAGCAATTAAGAAATCCAAAGGagttcaagaagaagaaggcgtCGTAATTGAACAGTTCATTAATGAGGTTGTCCTTCTTTCACAAATTGACCATAGAAATGTTGTTATATTGTTTGGATGTTGTTTGGAGACAGAAGTTCCTCAACTTGTTTATGAGTTCATCCCCAATGGAACTCTTTCTAGTCATATCAATGATAATAGTGGTGAATTCCCTTTTACATGGGATAGTCGATTGAGAATTGCTATAGAAGTTGCAGAAGCACTAGCTTACTTGCACTCAGCAGCTTCTATACCTATCTATCATAGAGATATCAAGTCTACCAATATACTCTTAGATGATAGATATAGAGCCAAAGTATCAGATTTTGGGATTTCAAGGTCAGTGCCAATTGATCAAACTCACTTAACTACCTTAGTTCAAGGGACATTTGGGTATTTAGACCCAGAGTACTTCCGAACAAGCCAATTCACagataaaagtgatgtttacaGCTTTGGAGTTGTGCTTGTGGAGCTGTTAACGGGGGCAAAGCCTATTTCATCAACTAGATCACAAGAGGAGAAAAGTCTAgtttcatattttatttgttcaatGGAGGAGAATAGGCTGTTTGAGATCCTTGATGCTCAAGTTATAAAAGAAGGTACAAAAGAGGACCTTGAGGCAGTTGCTGTACTTGCAATTAGATGTCTGAACATGAGTGGCAAGAAAAGACCTACAATGAAAGAAGTTGCAACAAAGCTTGAGAGATTGAGAGCTTCTCAATCGGAGAATTTATTTGTCAATAAAGAATATGAACAAGATGAGGACTGCTTTATAACTACTGATCAACCAATTGGGCTCTGGCCAGATAGTAGTACTTCAGTTTCAACATCATCTTATTGGACTATGGAGACTAGCGCTTCAGTTCCATTAGATGGCCAGCCATTGCTCCTTAATCcatcttcttag